Below is a genomic region from Pirellulales bacterium.
AGCACATAAATCCGGTTCAGCCCGGCGGCGATGCAATTCGAGATCGGGATATCGATCAGGCGGTATTTTCCGCCGAGCGGGACGGCCGGCTTCGAGCGGTATTTCGTCAGAGGGTAGAGCCGTTGGCCGCGGCCGCCGCCAAGCACCAAAGTCAGCACGCGCTCCATGAAATGTCCTGTCTGGGATGGGGGCCTTTGCTCGGGCCGGCGACAGCGCCGCACGGCTCGCCAGTTTGCGGCTGGACACGTATGTTAGGAGTAAAACTTCGGTTCATCCAGACCCGGGGCGGCCGGCAATGTCGCCGATTCCGGGTCACCGGGAAGAGTACGATGGCGCGACGCGCGAAAATCGACATTCATCGCGACGATGCGCTGATCTTCTTTCCCACGATCGGCCATTACGATTCGGCGAGCGCCGTCTGGCACCTGCCGCTGCACGGTTGGGTCTTCAAGCCCGAGACCAATTCGCTACGCCGGGCGGCGGCCGTCAACCTGCTGCGAAGCTGGCTGGGGTTGGAGCGCGCGAGCATCGAGGGGGAGCTGTTCGCCGAGCGGCTGTGGGCCTTCCTGGTCGATAATCAGCCACGCAAGGCGGTGACGATTCGCGTCGGCAGCGATTCCTTCGAGCTCGCCCCCTCGACCGCGAATGGGCACATTCTCGACGCCTTGCGACTGCCGGCCGGTGCGGTCGAGGCGGCGCTTGCCGAGCAGGCCGACGGGCAGGGTTCGCCGGCGCTCAACCGCTGGCTGAACCTCGACGTCGTCATGCCGCCGGGCGACGAACGCCGGGTGCGAACGGCCCTGCACCTGCTGGGCGAGCAAGGACTGTCGGTGATTTCGGATATCGACGACACGATCAAGATCACGCACGTTCACGATCGCGCGGCGCTCTTGCGGCAGACCTTCTTTCGCGATTTCGAAGCCGTGCCCGGCATGGCCGATCTGTACCGTCGCTGGCAAGCCGCGGGGGCGGCGTTTCATTACGTGTCGCGCAGTCCTTGGCAACTGTATACGCCGCTGGCGGAATTCGTGTTGGACCACGGCTTTCCGGCCGGCACGTTCCACATGCGCAACTTTCGCTGGAAGAATGCCAGCACGCTGGAATCGGATAAGGATGGATCGAAGAAGCTGGCCGTGATCGCGGAAATCTTCGCCAATCTGCCCCAGCGGCGATTCATCTGCGTGGGCGATTCCGGCGAGCACGACCCGGAGGTGTATGCCGAGCTGGCGCGGCGTCATCCGCAACAGGTTGC
It encodes:
- a CDS encoding App1 family protein, yielding MARRAKIDIHRDDALIFFPTIGHYDSASAVWHLPLHGWVFKPETNSLRRAAAVNLLRSWLGLERASIEGELFAERLWAFLVDNQPRKAVTIRVGSDSFELAPSTANGHILDALRLPAGAVEAALAEQADGQGSPALNRWLNLDVVMPPGDERRVRTALHLLGEQGLSVISDIDDTIKITHVHDRAALLRQTFFRDFEAVPGMADLYRRWQAAGAAFHYVSRSPWQLYTPLAEFVLDHGFPAGTFHMRNFRWKNASTLESDKDGSKKLAVIAEIFANLPQRRFICVGDSGEHDPEVYAELARRHPQQVARIVIRCVAGEERRSARLLRTFAGLPETMWQAFVEPDELPSEIV